Within the Streptomyces vilmorinianum genome, the region GCCCCTTTCGGCTGCTCCGGACCAGCCATATCCCCTCCGAATGGCTCAGCTCTCAGGTAATAGCAAATTGTGCGCCATTCAGAGGAGTTGAAGGAAAACCTCGTCACCCCCTCGCCTTTTCATCGGTTAAAGGCGGCTAGGGCGGGATGTTCATTCCCGCCGGGAGAAAGGAAAATCCATGCGGTACTTCCGCGGTTTGCTCATCGCGTTCTCGGCCGGCGCCCTGTCGCTGGGCACCGTGTCCGCCTCCCAGGCGATCGGTGGCACCACCGACGCGGCCGCGCACGTCCGTAAGGGGGGTGAGGGCGACGACCACAAGAAGGGCGGCGACCACGTCTTCATCGACAAGTCGAAGCACCAGCTCAACCACAGCTGCGAGGGCGGCACGTTCGGCTACTGCACCCAGAAGGTGAACTTCGCCCCGAAGCTCCTGGGTGATGTCAGCCTCATCGGCACCAACGGCCTGATCGGCGTGACGGGCACGAACGGAACCGACGGCACCAACGGCACCAACGGAACCAACGGAACCAACGGAACGAACGGCACCAACGGCACCAACGGCACCTCCACGCCGCCGGCCGACGCCGAGTGGTGCTCGCCCGGCTTCTGGAAGAACCACCCCGAGGACTGGAGCGTCCCGCTCACCACGAAGTACAGCGCCGTCTTCGGTGCGACGCCGCCCCGGTCGAACCAGGGCGTCCGGCAGGGCGCGCCGACCGACCCGACCCTCTTCGAGGTCGTGTCCAACCCGCAGTGGTACGGCGGCGACGCGACCAACCGGGTTGCCGACTACCTGAGCGACCAGCACCCGAACATCAACTACCAGGGTTTCCGCGTCGACAACTGCCCCCTCTAGGACCCGGCGACGCCGCGAAACGCATCTGCCCTGAACAACTTCGAACCACCCCAGAGACCTCTCTGACCTGACGTGGCCCGTGCGGCGGACACCCCTGCCGCACGGGCCACCCCCAGAAGGAGCATGATGGGAGCAACGAGGCACCCCGCCCAGTGGTCCCCGGTGTCGGTCGCCGCGCTCGCGGTCACCGCACTGACCCTGATCGGCGCCCTGCTCGTCCACCTGGCGTTCGTCTTCCTGAGCGTGGCGCCGGCCAACGCCGTGAGCGTGCACCACCACGAAGGCATCGACGCCTACGTCCAGCCGGAGTTCGGCCAGGACTGGAAGCTCTTCGCACCGAACCCGATGCAGCGCAACGACGCCGTCGGTGTCCGGGTGAGCACCCTCGGGGAGGACGGCCGCCCGCACGTCTCCGACTGGGTCAACCTCACCGCCGAGGACGTCGAGGTGATCCGCGGCAACATCGCGCCGAGCCATGTGGACCAGAACATGCTCC harbors:
- a CDS encoding DUF5819 family protein; amino-acid sequence: MMGATRHPAQWSPVSVAALAVTALTLIGALLVHLAFVFLSVAPANAVSVHHHEGIDAYVQPEFGQDWKLFAPNPMQRNDAVGVRVSTLGEDGRPHVSDWVNLTAEDVEVIRGNIAPSHVDQNMLRRAWDSYVATHSLEGDLPKGVRGALTGDYLKRVVLQRVGRTWEGDRIVSVQVAGRYTLVDPPAWSSEEPPDTTDYRMLPWWPVNQQDHRGL